Within Apium graveolens cultivar Ventura unplaced genomic scaffold, ASM990537v1 ctg7996, whole genome shotgun sequence, the genomic segment AATTAATGAGAAAGTCATCTTGTTTCTCCTCTATATAAAACAAATGTTGTCTAATAGTTAGACCTCACTTCAAACTCACAACATTCTTACAACAGTGGTCCTTTTCTTTCATCAAGTTAACTATCTAGTCTTAAAGCCAAGTAAaaaagaaacatggtgaagatatttGCAGCGGTGGTTAAGCCAATGGTTCGAGTCATGATGAAGGCATATGGCATAAAACCCAAACTTGTTGAAATCGAACCTGGTACAATTATAAGGTTCTGGATTCCATGCAAATCAAGAACCAACCCAGCCAAGCCTAATGTTGTATTTCTTCATGGTTTTGCAACTGATGGAATTTTCAATTGGCAATCACAAGTTCAAGCCTTGTCGGGGAAGTACTCTGTTTACGTGCcagacctcttgttctttggcGCCTCCACCACAAATAAACCCCAACGATCAATGGAGTTTCATGCAGAGTGTTTGGTGAAAGGGTTGAAAAGCTTTGGAGTTGAAAAGTTTACAGTTGCTGGCCTTAGCTATGGAGCTACACTAGGGTTCAAAATGGCTAAGTTGTACCCAGAAATGGTCCAGTGTATTGTGGCTAGTGGCACTGCTATTGAATTAAGTGAGTCCATTTCACGAGTTTCATTGAAAAATATTGGACATTCAAGTTGGTCAGAGTTTTTGATGCCGGATTCTACCAAGGGTCTTACTACATTTTTTTCAATTGCCAGCCAGAAACCTCCATCTCTTCCTGAATTTGCTGCGAAGGACTTTCTTAAGGTCAGTCACAATTACAATAATACAGACTAATTGAGCCTAAAATTATAACACGATAATTTGTGATGGGTGATTAGTCCAGTGAAACATGATCTATAACGTCTGGTCTTGAATAGGATATGCTTATAGAATTTATTTTTGAGTCAAACAAGGAAATATGTCATACTTGCAGGAATTCTTTGGCAACAGAAAGGAGAGAGATGAAATTTTGAAGGCTTGGGTGATTAAAGACAATGATGTAGCCCCTTGTAACTACTCCCAGGTATCAATTTATGATGTGAAAAATTGGAAGATTATTGTTTGTAAAAACTATACCATGTACTGGTACTGATAATATAAGTCGTGTGTGTGTTGTTGCAGAAAGTTTATTTGTTATGGGGAGAGGATGACAAGATCTTTAAGAAAGAAGTCGCACAAAACATTAAAAGGTCTGTCTCAATTACCATCACTGGTTCACCACTATATATGTAATTACATTGTTATACTTACTAATTTATTTATGATATGCAGGCAATTGGGAGAGCAAGCTAATCTAGAATTTATCAAGGACGCTGGACATCTTGTTCATTCAGATCAGGCATCTGAATACAACCAATGCCTCAAAAACATTCTCGCTTATGTAAACAAATAAGATTTCTTATTCATTTTCAATGTCAAGTTCTTGTGTCCAAGATGTTCACCAGATATGGGGTTTTGTTTTTCACTGCTGTAAAATTTCCAATTTCTGTTTGAAAAGATATGTTATATTATTAGTTGATCATTGAtgtaatatttaaatttattgatttctgttttagatgaataTGATCAAGTAGATTGTCGATTGGAATGAAAATGATCATAaatgaaaattaaaattattaGAAGCCTCAAGTTGTAAATAGGTACCCCAAATGTATAGGAATGATATTTCATTCCCAATCAATTAAATTAATTGGTGATTTTTGTAACCGGGTTCATCAACCTTGAATCAAACGTTCAGACAGGCAGGCAGGCAGGCAGTAACTTTCAAGTAAACAATACAAGGATATTGGGCactaataattttataataattctTGCCTGGCAACAGACAGGCAGGGACCAAGAATggcatcaactaaagattaaattACTAATCACGATTAGCATCCTTCATATCATAATCCATTACTCTTAGATTTAATATGCATTATTACTAATGAATTACAAAAATCAGTAGCCAAAGTTGACTTTCCAGAAAAGAAATTGTGTTGAAGAATATGTCAAGTTGACTAAATGACAACATGGTAGACCTAGAAGATTTGTAaatttacatatatgtatatatattattgcaAGAGGCAGCTCATCATAGACATAGTTGCAGGAATCTGACTTGTGCATATTTGCAAATCTTGAAAATTAAAGCATTTTATCAACACCTTTGGTGAAATTGAGTCATACACAGAGTAAACATGGTGAAAGTGTTTGCATTTGCAAAACCAATGATCAGTCTCCAGATGAAATTCTACGGTATGACAGCTCAGATGATTGAAATAGAAGCAGGAACTAAAATTAAGATGTGGGTACCTTGTGCACTCACAAAAAACAATCCCAAACTCAACAAGCCTGCTGTGATGTTTCTTCAAGGTTTCGCCACTGATGGAATCTTCTCATGGCTTTCACAAGTCACTGCTTTCTCCGCTGAATATTCTGTTTTCGTGCCTGACCTCCTTTTCTTTGGTGGATCAACAACCGATAAGCCGGATAGGTCACTTGAGTTTCAAGCTGAGTGCTTAGCCAAGGCATTAAGGAAATTTGGGGTTGACAAATGTAGTGTTGTTGGGCTTAGTTATGGAGCTACTGTTGGGTTTAAAATGGCTAAATTGTACCCAGATTTGATTGATTGTGTCGTGGGCAGTGGGACGGTTGTGGACTTAACTCACTCAACTTCACAAGCATGTTTGACGAGGATGGGGTATTCGAGTTGGTCAGAATTTTTGATGCCTGAATCCGTTAAGGATCTAAAAGCTTTTCTGGCGATGACTAATCATAAACCACCATCTATGCCTGACTTTGTGGCCAAGGACTTCATCAAGGTAAAAAAAAAAAACAACAGACTTTATGATTGTTTTATATTTTGAGTTTTTGTCTACTTGTTAAAAGTTGGAAGCTTTGACAACATCCCTTATATTTTGAAATATATTGTTTGCATTCAAGTCTCGATTGTCTTGGTGTTTGGATGTTGAATTTCTTTTCAAGAGTTTAGGGtcataattttaaatttattggTGGCTCATGAATTGAAAAAAAAGAGTAAGTATAAATGTAACATTGAATTTTATAGTGGTAGACAATAGATTATTTCCTTATTGATACCACAAATAGGGAAGATGGTACGGTAAGACTGTAAACCGAAAGCTAGCGCAATTCTCTGTTTTATGAAAATGAAAGGATTAGCAGTGTTTGATGAAATAACTTGTCTAGTAGTAGATGTCAGGTCAGAGTGCATCATAGTGCCTCTTAGGCTCTTACCCTCCCAACCCCTCTCTACAAGTCGGATATCCACGGTGTTTTTGGTTATATTTATAAGATTAAGGGCTGATGTTAGCACACAGATCAGTAGTAAACTAAAGAAGCCTTTCCCTGTTTAATCTTATTTTCTGTTCACTTTCCCAAACTAACCTACTTTGTTCAAATCTATAATAAGGTTAAACAGGGAAAGACTTCTAAACTAAATGGTATTTTAAGCTTTTTTTTTTCTAATTGATTGTCAAATCATAAATTAAGTACATACTGTGTGCACCAAATCTTTAATCCTTGACATCCTATTACCAAGGAAATACAAGTACAGTACCACTAGGCTATAATGATGGTTATAATATAGAAAATCGTTGCTAATATAAAATAGTGAGTGATATTTGTTGGACAAAAGACCATGCTACAAGTTTTCATATTGCTGAATGAGCCATTTATCATATGTAGTATGTAATCATCATCCACGAGTCAAGAACCATGAGTAAACAAGCTTGTAAAATTTTAAATTCTGTGATTGGTGGTGATTGTGTTTGGAAAAATTTGAAATGTAGAGGTTTCTAGTACTAGACTATAGCATCTCTCTAGTGACAACATAAAAGGGAAACATAGTAGACAGGAAAGATATTGGATTAGAAGCTAAATAGCTCATTATCTATGAAGTATGTGAATCATATACAGATCCTTTACAGTTCTATGTTTTATATACATATTCTGAATTGATAACTGTATTGAGCATTTTACCCAGAATTAGAGATATATACATATTTAGCAAGTACTCAAATGAGAATCGTGAGATCCAAATCCAATTACCAAATACTTGGAGACAAATTACCAGATTATAATGATTTGCTAGGAAAAATTCGGTGATGTTTTGGTTCTCAAGGTTCTCATTTCAAATTGGTTCTTATTAGAGTATCTTTCAATATTATGTATCTAGGATTTAAAGAATGACAAAGTCCTAACAAGTAACAATAACTAAGGCTGCCTTGTGACTGCAGGAATTTATGGTTAACAGAAAGGAGAGAACCGAACTTTTACAGGCTTGGGTCATTAGTGACAATGAGCCTGCCTTTTGTAATTACAGCCAGGTTTGCTACACTCTTTCAATTATCTTTATCAAATTGTTTTTCCCATGCTTCTGACTAATTTCATTGATTGGAGTACGCACAGCTGTTTCTTTAACTTTGTATTGACATCGTATACTCCCTCTATTCCAAATTACGTTGATCCAATCTAGACTGCAATCGAAAAAAGAATTGTTATTCAATTTAAATGTACAAACATATATTATTAGAACTGAACGGAATACTGTTTTTGGGAGGCGGCCTTTATTTGTTATAAGGTTCATTtagtaaaaaagaaaaaaattgtttTGTTTCGGTTAGTTTAAATTAGTTCAATGCTTGTACATTTATATTTATGTGCTTAGTTACAGATCTGCATGGTTATGATGGTCAAATAAAATCAAGTATTTCTTTTTATGTAATGGTCCATTGCAAAATTTTAAGACCTCACATTCTTGTGCAAAAGGGGAAACATTGCCGGTTGCTCGATAAGATCAAGTTGTGATTACAATTTTTGATATTTTTCATGTGAATCCATTGCGACTGCAGAAAATCCATCTGCTATGGGGAGATGATGACAAGATTTTTAACTCCGAAATTGCTGAAAGCATCAAGCAGTAAGTTCTCATCACCTATACCAACATATTTAAACAGTTTTTACTTTGGAGTTTGGACTCTCCTTTATTCTGGTTAATTTTCTTGATAATCATATTTTTTAACATTTTTACGGCAAAGCCATGCTACTAACATTACTTTTCCGTAATAATTTAGTTATAATATCAGTAAAAGATTATAGTTAAAATAAATATGTTGGGATACAACTGCAGGCAGTTAGGCGACAAGGCTACTCTGGAATTTGTAAAAGAGGCAGGACACCTTGTTCAAAATGATCAGGGTGCAGAGTATAACAATCGCGTCAAGAAAATACTTTCTTCCTTGCACAAAGCTTAAGATATAGGAATGATCAATGACTCCACTTTCATTAAACATCTGTTAGTGatattattttgattttgttTGTGCTTAAGTTGTTGCTGTGTGATGTTCTATTGTATAGATTCAACCTGCTTTCAGAAATTATTTGCAGTTTATTTACATCTTATTTGTTGATGGCTAAATTTTTTTAATTCCTGATATTATTGTTATTTTTTTTTGTTACTGTATTTATCTTGTACTTTGCCCAAGAAAAACTATTTATATCTATATTTCTAGGCTATTTAGCGGAAACATAAAGTTGATGTTCAGTGTTATTTACGGAAGAAGTTGATTTTTACCCTTTACCCCCTCTATTATTTGCAAATgttttttctttttaattctaaatttgatcaaaCATTGTAGTACTCTTTACCTCTCCTATGATATATATCATTTAAGTATGTTAATTGGTTATTGGGACTTTGGAAGGGCATTAGGATGATCATCTTGGTTGCGTAAGCTCTCAAGAGCAGAAGGTTTCTTTGTTAGGCAGGTGTAAACACTAACTATCACTGTGAACAATTTTTGCACAATACTGCAGATGATAAAGCCTATAGACAACCATGGACTGGTGTAGTTCGTCAAGCCCCGAAATTTCTGTAATCTGTATAGAATCAACCCACTGCCAGCAATATTATAGACTATGGTATTACTAATTATAAGTGGAGCGATAAAGTGAAAGAGAGAATAAACCAAAGCTAGAAGACAAACTTGACAAGTCTGGAGTATCTTGTCTAATGCAATTTTTGTTGAAGCTGCCATGTCAAATTTTTATGCCCTGTTTGAGAAACTGAATTTCATTTGAAATTTTAGATTGATAAAATAACATGTTTGAGAATTTGGATGTAGatttattttaaatccaaaatattCAAATATTAGTAAAAACATGAGAATTTGAAATGATAACTCAAATCTTGTCATTTGAAATTAAATGCATGTTTCCGAACGCCTTCTTGAAGAAGATGAGTAAAAGAACATGCAAGAAGAGACAACTAGTGAATTTGCAGCCGTGGTCAATGAGCTGCAAAATTTGCAACTATTAGATGAAATTTAGACGGTTCGCGTTATTATTTAAGATGAAAGTTTGTTATACCATATTTTCTCCAGCGTCTCAAGTTCTCTTTGATTTAGCAATTTCTTTGATATTCGGGACACCAATGGGGACCTCACTGGAAGGCCTGTAGATTAAAAGAGGGCAACCTATTAGTTAAAGCTGATGTTCACTAGTCAATTAGCATTTTCATATAAGTAAGCACACATCTTGGAAGTAATACTTGCAAAGCAAAAACTGTTAGTGGTTAAGTAACAAAAAAAACTAGTAGTGATTGATGCAGAACTAGTCATGGAGTAGTCCGGAGAATACTTTGGAAGGAAGGCTTCTAAATTTGATATTTCGTTATATATATCCTAAACATCGCACTTCTTACTTCCTCTGGACAAAACATCATCATATTGTTTGGCCGAAAGCATGGACTATAGTCCATAAAAATTAGGTCACCGGCACTATTTTTATCTGCAAGGAACTGTTGGACaaatttaatattttagactaagttgtgaatcattttcaGACTCTATATCTATATGAGTGatacacattatgtgttagtggtgtgtatttattggaatgTATTCTCCTTTTCGAGGGGATTCTAACACATATctacacgctcaaaatgagtaaaaggcgaatgagaactgatgttcaAAAGTGTGACctttttaatatgaaaagtgagTTTTGTACCACATCGTGAGTAACACAAACTTATTCCTtggtttttcttataaataccatataccacatcgaaaagaaatacaagtgttaggtcccgaattatcgtagaaaagggggttgaatacgataatcactaaattaaaaattctttcgaatccttgaagaaagaagagatcttgaagaagcagcttgaacgagaacatgaggtgattaaggcatggaaaatatctagagatgttcatgctcaaatcaccaaagttcaaggtattgagtccttttgtgatgcagcctggaagaagaataaatAGAAGCTGGAATTTAATTtagttgaaggattgctaacagatgtagactcgacggatgatgagggtcattcgtcggataacaaaaagggttctccgtcgagtgatataaatcctcatccgtcgactgtgagcaaacctgtgagtaaagccaaatttgccaagttaaatgagaaatatggatcagtttccaagaattttgttccaggagaatccagtcaagtgaagaaggagaaaaaggctaatgttggtcatatgactgtcaagcaattgagtgacagactggaaaagattgaggttaaaatagaagctaaaaagaaaaataatagaaatggtaaagtaggaattaacaagcataacaactacacacctgataaatatgctcctagaaaaatttgtgtcaagtgtggtagtgtaaatcatttgtctgttaattgcaaaactgccatgcctacttccatatctgtgccaccttattttcccaacataaatgccatgccttctatgcctatgaatgctatgtctacacagaatatgaatgcactgtttgctaatatgccatttgcacctaatccttattatgctgcatttagtatgccacaaatgctatttagcatgccttactggaataacatgtttactagtagcatgccatttcctgttaatcaaaatatgtaTGATAATTCtactgtaatgaatggtttctgttatagggagaatttcgtataacaatgttgtggaggttaatgggcggaacaaagatcaaggacggtgtttgagggcggaggaaggttgtttggtggtggctgagcttgtatgtggactccttaagaaagaatagggtttgttattctctgtcaagtgtcgactcatgtctcatacaagtgcctacgtaccctatttatagggatcaagcctcacgtagttcttggggaacaagtcacgtaggctagggttaggactcttcagcccgtgtagccaagcccacgataaagtcaggccttcagccaattagtcacgtaaatctcgatcggctccacacgcttcctacaatctcgcggcatctccgcaatccttcccgtgattgtaggaacaacccgtgtcgatcccgaaatctacgagcaactcagtcatctatgagtcactttccatgttgcacacaaagtctttcgatgcggcccagcctggtcacctcggcccgcaccgccttcaaacaataaatataatcttacctctgtttctataagatgtgggctcatgagctcagcccgcgtatgggcagctaagcccacctcgcatgaaggcacctgagcccacctcgcgtgggcacaaccgagctcggctcgcatatgagagcccaaatgacaaatatgagctcaccttacatgtgtgagcccagctcgcatgtcctcacttgagcccagctcgcatgtttgagcccagctctcatatcatgagcccagctctcatgtcatGCGAGCCGAGCTCATGACATGGCTGAGGAGATTTTAGCacaatgttgtggaggttaatgggcggaacaaagatcaaggacggtgtttgagggcggaggaaggttgtttggtggtggctgagcttgtatgtggactccttaagaaagaatagggtttgttattctctgtcaagtgtcgactcatgtctcatacaagtgcctacgtaccctatttatagggatcaagcctcacgtagttcttggggaacaagtc encodes:
- the LOC141704574 gene encoding uncharacterized protein LOC141704574; translated protein: MVKVFAFAKPMISLQMKFYGMTAQMIEIEAGTKIKMWVPCALTKNNPKLNKPAVMFLQGFATDGIFSWLSQVTAFSAEYSVFVPDLLFFGGSTTDKPDRSLEFQAECLAKALRKFGVDKCSVVGLSYGATVGFKMAKLYPDLIDCVVGSGTVVDLTHSTSQACLTRMGYSSWSEFLMPESVKDLKAFLAMTNHKPPSMPDFVAKDFIKEFMVNRKERTELLQAWVISDNEPAFCNYSQKIHLLWGDDDKIFNSEIAESIKQQLGDKATLEFVKEAGHLVQNDQGAEYNNRVKKILSSLHKA
- the LOC141704573 gene encoding uncharacterized protein LOC141704573; amino-acid sequence: MVKIFAAVVKPMVRVMMKAYGIKPKLVEIEPGTIIRFWIPCKSRTNPAKPNVVFLHGFATDGIFNWQSQVQALSGKYSVYVPDLLFFGASTTNKPQRSMEFHAECLVKGLKSFGVEKFTVAGLSYGATLGFKMAKLYPEMVQCIVASGTAIELSESISRVSLKNIGHSSWSEFLMPDSTKGLTTFFSIASQKPPSLPEFAAKDFLKEFFGNRKERDEILKAWVIKDNDVAPCNYSQKVYLLWGEDDKIFKKEVAQNIKRQLGEQANLEFIKDAGHLVHSDQASEYNQCLKNILAYVNK